A genomic window from Populus nigra chromosome 7, ddPopNigr1.1, whole genome shotgun sequence includes:
- the LOC133699300 gene encoding cellulose synthase A catalytic subunit 8 [UDP-forming] — MMESGAPICHTCGEQVGHDANGELFVACHECNYPMCKSCFEFEIKEGRKVCLRCGSPYDENLLDDVEKKGSGNQSTMASHLNDSQDVGIHARHISSVSTVDSEMNDEYGNPIWKNRVESWKDKKNKKKKSSPKAETEPAQVPPEQQMEEKPSAAASEPLSIVYPIPRNKLTPYRAVIIMRLVILGLFFHYRITNPVDSAFGLWLTSVICEIWFAFSWVLDQFPKWNPVNRETYIERLSARYEREGEPSQLAGVDFFVSTVDPLKEPPLITANTVLSILAVDYPVDKVSCYVSDDGAAMLTFESLVETAEFARKWVPFCKKYTIEPRAPEFYFSLKIDYLKDKVQPSFVKERRAMKRDYEEYKVRVNALVAKAQKTPEEGWTMQDGTPWPGNNSRDHPGMIQVFLGNTGARDIEGNELPRLVYVSREKRPGYQHHKKAGAENALVRVSAVLTNAPYILNLDCDHYVNNSKAVREAMCILMDPQVGRDVCYVQFPQRFDGIDKSDRYANRNVVFFDVNMKGLDGIQGPVYVGTGCVFNRQALYGYGPPSMPSLRKRKDSSSCFSCCCPSKKKPAQDPAEVYRDAKREDLNAAIFNLTEIDNYDEHERSMLISQLSFEKTFGLSSVFIESTLMENGGVPESANSPTLIKEAIHVIGCGYEEKTEWGKEIGWIYGSVTEDILSGFKMHCRGWRSIYCMPVRPAFKGSAPINLSDRLHQVLRWALGSVEIFFSRHCPLWYGFGGGRLKWLQRLAYINTIVYPFTSLPLIAYCTIPAVCLLTGKFIIPTLSNLASMLFLGLFISIIVTAVLELRWSGVSIEDLWRNEQFWVIGGVSAHLFAVFQGFLKMLAGIDTNFTVTAKAAEDTEFGELYMVKWTTLLIPPTTLLIINIVGVVAGFSDALNKGYEAWGPLFGKVFFAFWVILHLYPFLKGLMGRQNRTPTIVVLWSVLLASVFSLVWVKINPFVNKVDNTLVAETCISIDC; from the exons ATGATGGAATCTGGGGCTCCTATATGCCATACCTGTGGTGAACAGGTGGGGCATGATGCAAATGGGGAGCTATTTGTGGCTTGCCATGAGTGTAACTATCCCATGTGCAAGTCTTGTTTCGAGTTTGAAATCAAAGAGGGCCGGAAAGTTTGCTTGCGGTGTGGCTCGCCATATGATG AGAACTTGCTGGATGATGTAGAAAAGAAGGGGTCTGGCAATCAATCCACAATGGCATCTCACCTCAACGATTCTCAG GATGTCGGAATTCATGCTAGACATATCAGTAGTGTGTCCACTGTAGATAGTG AAATGAATGATGAATATGGGAATCCAATTTGGAAGAATCGGGTGGAGAGTTGGAAggataaaaagaacaagaagaaaaagagtAGTCCTAAGGCTGAAACTGAACCAGCTCAAGTTCCGCCGGAACAGCAGATGGAAGAGAAACC GTCTGCAGCGGCTTCGGAGCCGCTTTCAATTGTTTATCCAATTCCACGCAACAAACTCACACCATACAGAGCCGTGATCATTATGCGACTGGTCATTCTGGGCCTCTTCTTCCACTACAGAATAACAAATCCTGTCGATAGTGCCTTTGGCCTGTGGCTTACTTCTGTCATATGTGAGATCTGGTTTGCATTTTCTTGGGTGTTGGATCAGTTCCCCAAGTGGAATCCTGTCAATAGAGAAACGTATATCGAAAGGCTATCTGCAAG GTATGAAAGAGAGGGTGAGCCTTCTCAGCTTGCTGGTGTGGATTTTTTTGTGAGTACTGTTGATCCACTGAAAGAACCGCCATTGATCACTGCCAATACAGTCCTTTCCATCCTTGCTGTAGACTATCCCGTCGATAAAGTTTCCTGCTACGTGTCTGATGATGGTGCAGCTATGCTTACATTTGAATCTCTGGTAGAAACAGCTGAGTTTGCAAGGAAGTGGGTTCCGTTCTGCAAAAAATACACAATTGAACCAAGAGCACCAGAGTTTTACTTCTCACTGAAAATTGATTACTTGAAAGACAAGGTTCAACCTTCTTTCGTGAAAGAACGTAGAGCAATGAAA AGGGATTATGAAGAGTACAAAGTCCGAGTTAATGCCCTGGTAGCAAAGGCTCAGAAAACACCTGAAGAAGGATGGACTATGCAAGATGGAACACCTTGGCCTGGGAATAACTCACGCGATCACCCTGGCATGATTCAG GTCTTCCTTGGAAATACTGGAGCTCGTGACATAGAAGGAAATGAACTACCTCGTCTAGTATATGTCTCCAGGGAGAAGAGACCTGGCTACCAGCACCACAAAAAGGCTGGTGCTGAAAATGCTCTG GTGAGAGTGTCTGCAGTTCTCACAAATGCTCCCTACAtcctcaatcttgattgtgatcACTATGTAAACAATAGCAAGGCTGTTCGAGAGGCAATGTGCATCCTGATGGACCCACAAGTAGGTCGAGATGTATGCTATGTGCAGTTCCCTCAGAGGTTTGATGGCATAGATAAGAGTGATCGCTACGCCAATCGTAACGTAGTTTTCTTTGAT GTTAACATGAAAGGGTTGGATGGCATTCAAGGACCAGTATATGTAGGAACTGGTTGTGTTTTCAATAGGCAAGCACTTTACGGCTACGGGCCTCCTTCTATGCCCAGCTTACGCAAGAGAAAGGATTCTTCATCCTGCTTCTCATGTTGCTGCCCCTCAAAGAAGAAGCCTGCTCAAGATCCAGCTGAGGTTTACAGAGATGCAAAAAGAGAGGATCTCAATGCTGCCATATTTAACCTTACAGAGATTGATA ATTATGACGAGCATGAAAGGTCAATGCTGATCTCCCAGTTGAGCTTTGAGAAAACTTTTGGCTTATCTTCTGTCTTCATTGAGTCTACACTAATGGAGAATGGAGGAGTACCTGAGTCTGCCAACTCACCAACACTCATCAAGGAAGCAATTCATGTCATCGGCTGTGGCTATGAAGAGAAGACTGAATGGGGAAAAGAG ATTGGTTGGATATATGGTTCAGTCACTGAGGATATCTTAAGTGGCTTCAAGATGCACTGCCGAGGATGGAGATCAATTTACTGCATGCCCGTAAGGCCTGCATTCAAAGGATCTGCACCCATCAACCTGTCTGATAGATTGCACCAGGTCCTCCGATGGGCTCTTGGTTCTGTGGAAATTTTCTTTAGCAGACACTGTCCCCTCTGGTACGGATTTGGAGGAGGCCGTCTTAAATGGCTCCAAAGGCTTGCGTATATAAACACCATTGTGTACCCATTTACATCCCTTCCTCTCATTGCCTACTGCACAATTCCTGCAGTTTGTCTGCTCACCGGAAAATTCATCATACCAACG CTCTCAAACCTGGCAAGTATGCTGTTTCTTGGCCTCTTTATCTCCATCATTGTAACTGCGGTGCTTGAGCTAAGATGGAGCGGTGTCAGCATTGAAGATTTATGGCGTAATGAACAATTCTGGGTGATCGGAGGTGTTTCAGCCCATCTCTTTGCGGTCTTCCAGGGATTCTTAAAAATGTTGGCTGGCATCGATACGAACTTCACTGTCACAGCAAAAGCAGCCGAAGATACAGAATTTGGGGAGCTATATATGGTCAAGTGGACAACACTTTTGATTCCACCAACAACACTTCTCATTATCAATATTGTCGGTGTTGTTGCTGGATTCTCTGATGCACTCAACAAAGGATATGAAGCATGGGGGCCTCTCTTTGGCAAGGTGTTCTTTGCTTTCTGGGTGATTCTTCATCTCTATCCATTCCTTAAAGGTCTAATGGGTCGCCAAAACCGAACACCAACCATTGTTGTTCTCTGGTCAGTGCTGTTGGCCTCTGTCTTCTCTCTTGTTTGGGTCAAGATTAATCCATTCGTCAACAAAGTTGATAACACCTTGGTTGCGGAGACCTGCATTTCCATTGATTGCTGA
- the LOC133698470 gene encoding receptor-like protein 51, which produces MSPPPPPLLLPLILLFLISATTTEAASASPIATLPPSPSPTSSPTAPTTKTPSPTSSPTPPTTKTPFPSINSTLNPKQLRALQSLDIPTVKDPCIQPSLHNATICDSSSPFRQLVSLHLSNCSSDLSLSYTALKSLSTLQSLSFTNCPVTPIRFPLDLAISLHSFTCIHSLKHLTGIGLSRFVNLTDLTVSNVPVNTSGLYAVLGNMRKLRSVTISNANVTGYIPKHLLFNLTHVDFSGNRLKGKIPSSITLLENLESLNLYSNALTGAIPDNLGDLISLKNVSLGSNSLSGAIPNSMSAIPDLAYVDLSSNQLNGTVPKFFAEMKKLRYLNLENNEFHGVLPFNLTFMKRLAVFKVGGNSNLCYNHTILSSKLKLGIAPCDKHGLPLSPPPAKDSSSGGDSESDSSDYNDEGDDSNSKKEGHHGPNKVVLGVAIALSSIVFLIVFLILLSKRCG; this is translated from the coding sequence ATgtcaccacctccaccacccCTCCTCCTTCCTCTCATCCTCCTCTTCCTCATCTCCGCCACCACCACTGAAGCTGCCTCTGCCTCTCCAATTGCCACTCTTCCACCCTCTCCCTCCCCCACCTCCTCTCCTACTGCACCCACCACCAAAACTCCCTCCCCCACCTCCTCTCCTACTCCACCGACCACCAAAACCCCCTTTCCCTCCATTAACTCCACTTTAAACCCCAAACAACTTAGAGCCCTCCAATCTCTAGACATCCCTACAGTTAAAGATCCTTGCATACAACCTTCTCTTCACAACGCCACCATTTGTGACTCTTCTTCCCCCTTTCGCCAACTAGTCTCGCTTCACCTGTCCAACTGCTCCTCTGACCTCTCTCTTTCTTACACTGCCCTTAAATCCCTCTCCACTCTTCAATCTCTCTCTTTCACCAACTGCCCTGTTACCCCTATTAGATTCCCTTTAGATCTTGCCATCTCTCTTCATTCTTTCACTTGCATTCACTCTCTTAAACACCTCACTGGTATCGGGCTCTCTCGCTTTGTCAATCTCACTGATCTCACTGTAAGTAATGTGCCAGTCAATACTAGTGGTCTTTATGCGGTTCTTGGTAATATGCGTAAGCTTAGGTCTGTTACTATCTCAAATGCTAATGTCACTGGCTACATACCAAAACATCTGCTTTTCAATCTTACCCATGTTGATTTTTCAGGTAATAGGCTTAAAGGAAAGATACCCAGTTCCATTACACTTCTTGAAAATCTTGAAAGTCTCAATCTTTACTCAAATGCACTTACTGGGGCAATCCCTGATAATCTTGGTGACTTGATTTCACTAAAGAATGTGTCTTTAGGCTCTAACTCTTTATCTGGGGCGATCCCGAATTCAATGTCAGCAATTCCTGATTTAGCTTATGTTGATCTGAGTTCAAATCAGTTGAATGGGACAGTACCAAAGTTTTTTGCAGAAATGAAGAAATTGAGGTACTTGAATCTTGAGAACAATGAGTTTCATGGTGTTTTGCCTTTCAATCTTACTTTTATGAAGAGATTAGCTGTGTTTAAAGTTGGTGGAAACAGCAATTTGTGTTACAATCATACAATTTTGTCATCAAAATTGAAGCTTGGAATTGCTCCTTGTGATAAGCATGGATTGCCATTGTCACCACCACCTGCAAAGGATAGTTCATCAGGAGGTGATAGTGAGAGTGATTCATCAGATTATAATGATGAAGGTGATGATTCTAACAGCAAGAAAGAGGGTCATCATGGACCTAATAAGGTTGTTCTTGGTGTGGCAATTGCGCTTTCCTCTATAGTCTTCCTAATTGTCTTCCTCATTCTTCTCTCCAAAAGATGTGGTTAA
- the LOC133698743 gene encoding pentatricopeptide repeat-containing protein DOT4, chloroplastic has translation MMILMATILPPKLSLPINNKKSRGKHSFQSKYVFFSNKPYPKFAPLSPNFHFSYDTVSVFASPAQSKDNKITDWNTKIYEVCEMGNIDKAIKLLYMSPKTEIESRTCCSILQLSAELKSLQDGKKVHSFICSSGISIDSVLGSKLVFMYVTCGDLREGRLIFDKIRNEKVFLWNLMMNGYTKIGDFKESVSLFRQMLDLGVEVNSHTVSCVLKCFAALGSVKEGKWVHGFLLKLGLGSYNAVVNSLIAFYLKIRRVDVARKLFDELSNRDVISWNSMISGYVANGFSEKGVELFKKMLYLGVDMDLATMVSILQACANCGDVSLGRAVHGSGVKACVHWKTTFCNTLLDMYAKCGVLDGAIRVFDLMSVRTVVTWTSLIAAYAREGLSDEAIRLFHEMDREGVSPDIFTITTVLHACACNGSLENGKDVHNYIRENDMQSNIFVCNALMDMYAKCGSMEDANSVFLEMPVKDIISWNTMIGGYSKSSLPNEALSLFGDMVLEMKPDGTTLACILPACASLASLDRGKEVHGHILRNGFFSDQQVANALVDMYVKCGVPVLARLLFDMIPTKDLITWTVMIAGYGMHGFGNNAITTFNEMRQAGIEPDEVSFISILYACSHSGLLDEGWRFFNVMQDECNVKPKLEHYACIVDLLARSGKLAMAYKFIKSMPIEPDATIWGALLSGCRIHHDVKLAEKVAEHVFELEPENTGYYVLLANTYAEAEKWEEVKKLRQKIGRRGLKKNPGCSWIEVKSKVHIFLAGNSSHPQAKKIEVLLKRLRSKMKEEGYFPKTRYALINADSLQKETALCGHSEKLAMAFGILNLPPGRTIRVSKNLRVCGDCHEMAKFISKTLGREIVLRDSNRFHHFKDGVCCCRGFW, from the coding sequence ATGATGATTTTAATGGCCACAATCCTTCCACCAAAACTTTCTCTccctataaataacaaaaaaagcagAGGAAAACACTCTTTCCAGTCTAAATATGTGTTCTTTTCCAATAAACCATATCCAAAGTTCGCTCCTTTATCACCAAATTTTCACTTTTCTTATGACACAGTATCCGTCTTTGCCTCACCAGCCCAATCCAAAGATAACAAAATCACTGATTGGAACACAAAAATCTATGAGGTATGTGAAATGGGAAATATTGATAAAGCAATAAAACTGCTTTACATGTCTCCAAAAACTGAAATTGAGTCAAGAACTTGTTGCTCAATATTGCAACTTTCTGCAGAACTTAAATCCTTACAAGATGGCAAGAAAGttcattcatttatttgttCTAGTGGGATTTCAATTGACAGTGTTTTAGGATCAAAACTTGTGTTTATGTATGTAACTTGTGGGGATTTAAGAGAAGGGAGGCTGATTTTTGATAAGATTCGAAATGAGAAGGTTTTTCTTTGGAATCTAATGATGAATGGGTATACAAAGATTGGTGATTTTAAAGAGAGTGTCTCTTTATTTAGGCAGATGTTGGATTTGGGTGTTGAAGTCAACTCTCATACAGTTTCTTGTGTATTGAAGTGTTTTGCAGCTTTAGGCAGTGTAAAGGAAGGTAAATGGGTTCACGGGTTTTTGTTGAAATTGGGTTTGGGTTCTTATAATGCTGTTGTTAATTCGCTCATTGCTTTTTACTTGAAGATTAGGAGAGTTGATGTTGCCCGCAAGTTGTTCGATGAATTGAGTAACAGAGATGTTATTTCATGGAATTCAATGATTAGTGGGTATGTGGCTAATGGTTTTTCTGAGAAAGGAGTTGAACTTTTCAAAAAGATGCTATATTTGGGAGTTGATATGGATTTGGCTACAATGGTCAGTATTCTTCAAGCTTGTGCAAATTGTGGTGACGTTTCATTGGGTAGAGCAGTTCATGGTTCTGGAGTGAAGGCCTGTGTTCACTGGAAAACTACCTTTTGTAATACATTACTGGATATGTATGCCAAATGTGGTGTTTTGGATGGTGCTATTCGAGTTTTTGACTTGATGAGTGTAAGAACTGTTGTGACTTGGACTTCATTGATTGCAGCTTATGCTCGAGAAGGTCTCTCTGATGAAGCTATTCGATTGTTCCATGAAATGGACAGGGAAGGTGTTAGCCCGGATATTTTTACTATCACAACGGTTCTTCATGCTTGTGCTTGTAATGGGTCACTGGAAAATGGCAAGGATGTGCACAATTACATTAGGGAGAATGATATgcaatcaaatatatttgtgTGCAATGCTCTCATGGATATGTATGCAAAATGTGGAAGCATGGAAGATGCTAACtcagtttttttagaaatgccTGTAAAAGATATCATCTCATGGAACACCATGATCGGAGGTTACTCAAAAAGCAGTCTACCCAATGAAGCTCTTAGTCTGTTTGGTGATATGGTGTTAGAAATGAAACCTGATGGCACGACATTGGCATGTATTCTTCCCGCTTGTGCCAGCCTAGCTTCTCTAGATAGAGGCAAAGAGGTTCATGGTCATATATTGAGAAATGGATTTTTTTCTGATCAACAGGTTGCCAACGCACTTGTTGACATGTATGTGAAGTGTGGGGTCCCGGTTCTTGCACGGTTGCTCTTTGATATGATTCCTACAAAGGATTTGATCACATGGACAGTTATGATTGCTGGATATGGCATGCATGGATTTGGGAACAATGCTATCACTACCTTTAATGAGATGAGGCAAGCAGGAATTGAGCCTGATGAAGTGTCCTTCATTTCAATACTGTATGCTTGCAGTCATTCTGGATTGCTTGACGAAGGATGGAGATTCTTTAACGTTATGCAAGATGAATGCAATGTCAAGCCAAAGCTGGAGCATTATGCTTGTATAGTGGATCTTTTAGCTCGCAGTGGGAAACTAGCCATGgcatataaattcataaaatcaaTGCCAATTGAACCTGATGCCACAATCTGGGGAGCACTGCTCTCCGGGTGTAGGATTCACCATGATGTCAAATTAGCTGAGAAAGTTGCAGAACACGTCTTTGAACTTGAACCAGAGAACACGGGATACTATGTACTTTTAGCAAATACCTATGCCGAGGCAGAGAAATGGGAAGAGGTGAAAAAGCTGAGACAAAAGATTGGTCGGCGGGGTTTAAAGAAGAACCCAGGCTGCAGTTGGATAGAAGTCAAGAGCAAAGTTCACATCTTTCTTGCTGGAAATAGTTCACACCCACAAGCCAAAAAGATAGAGGTTTTGTTGAAGAGGTTGAGATCAAAGATGAAGGAAGAAGGTTACTTTCCTAAAACAAGATATGCTTTGATCAACGCAGATAGCCTGCAGAAGGAAACGGCTCTTTGTGGGCATAGTGAGAAATTAGCCATGGCTTTTGGAATATTGAACTTGCCACCTGGGAGAACAATACGGGTATCAAAGAACCTGAGAGTATGTGGTGACTGTCATGAGATGGCAAAGTTCATTTCCAAGACATTAGGAAGGGAAATTGTCTTGAGAGATTCTAATCGCTTTCACCATTTCAAGGATGGCGTTTGTTGTTGCAGAGGTTTCTGGTGA
- the LOC133698744 gene encoding uncharacterized protein LOC133698744: MVSAVVFYPQNTFFNKPSCVSFSKQLKLGYPIYSLKDGSLAFASQNGVLQSSDRKLPLSSNQEEIMALFRRIQYSISKGESTATEKKNAGRSEKSPTDSILEVLLRSRKQAKGTNTVTEGKNVPTHKRSVPKVQKMQARNALADFKLSRPHSNFTKKFSIPSPSTPGKQNAELNSEASEAKASGSISELPRVEEMKLTELKELAKSRGIKGYSKLKKGELLEFLRS; the protein is encoded by the exons ATGGTTTCTGCTGTTGTTTTCTATCCTCAAAACACTTTCTTTAACAAACCCTCTTGTGTTTCTTTCAGCAAGCAGCTCAAGTTGGGGTATCCCATTTACTCTCTCAAAG ATGGGTCCTTGGCTTTTGCTTCACAGAATGGCGTGCTTCAATCTTCTGATAGAAAACTTCCCTTGTCATCTAACCAGGAGGAGATAATGGCCCTGTTCAGACGGATACAGTATTCAATCTCGAAGGGAGAGTCTACCGCCACTGAGAAGAAGAATGCTGGCAGGTCTGAGAAGTCCCCTACTGATTCAATTCTGGAAGTTCTTCTCCGTTCAAGGAAGCAAGCAAAAG GCACAAATACAGTTACGGAAGGAAAGAATGTCCCAACACACAAACGAAGTGTGCCCAAGGTCCAGAAGATGCAAGCACGAAATGCCTTGGCGGATTTTAAGTTAAGCAGACCACATTCTAATTTCACAAAGAAGTTTTCGATACCATCTCCATCAACGCCAGGAAAACAGAATGCTGAGCTGAATAGTGAAGCATCAGAGGCCAAAGCCAGCGGCAGCATATCAGAGTTGCCAAGAGTAGAGGAAATGAAACTGACCGAGCTGAAGGAACTAGCAAAGTCCAGGGGAATAAAAGGTTACTCGAAGTTGAAGAAGGGTGAGCTTCTGGAATTTCTGAGGTCCTGA
- the LOC133698538 gene encoding uncharacterized protein LOC133698538, whose amino-acid sequence MDQDTQGNKGIIGNLDQVYRGRIVNVSDLSGNSSNLDNGVAIETLKVINSGEKVTAVVETGVLNANIEGLRSSERVASQGTSDRKRIEESLNEGTVANTINMVNGAVLETVIVMNSGATSSVDGENKDLGAKNEELGLRCGMIDEETRHGLGDGEVLNQVERGRGWYSSNSRAVLETLIAIGPEENAGINGGNQRLELRGNEMRLSKGTMDESEKKVIKVGKSSCVVDMTSGGGGGTGGGGFKDNCDGERVCRICHLSSEGLLEATDAIATATTNSMDLIQIGCGCKDDLGIAHVYCAETWFKLKGNRICEICGETAMNIKGVGENPFLERRFIRSTGFSSESSGGCWRGQPFCNFLLACLVIAFVLPWFFRVKMF is encoded by the exons ATGGATCAAGACACACAGGGAAACAAAGGAATTATTGGGAATTTGGACCAAGTGTATCGGGGAAGGATTGTCAATGTCAGTGATTTGAGTGGAAATTCAAGCAATTTGGATAATGGGGTTGCCATAGAGACTTTAAAGGTAATAAATTCAGGAGAGAAAGTGACTGCTGTGGTGGAAACTGGGGTTTTGAATGCCAATATTGAGGGGTTGAGATCCAGTGAGAGAGTGGCAAGTCAGGGAACAAGTGATAGGAAAAGAATTGAAGAGTCATTGAATGAAGGAACGGTCGCAAATACAATTAATATGGTTAATGGAGCTGTACTTGAGACTGTTATTGTGATGAATTCAGGGGCGACTTCAAGTGTTGATGGAGAAAATAAGGATTTGGGAGCAAAAAATGAGGAGTTGGGGCTCAGATGTGGAATGATAGATGAGGAAACACGTCATGGGCTTGGAGATGGTGAGGTATTAAATCAAGTTGAGCGAGGAAGAGGTTGGTATTCGAGTAATTCTAGGGCTGTGCTTGAGACTCTGATCGCGATTGGTCCTGAAGAGAATGCGGGTATTAATGGAGGAAACCAAAGATTGGAACTCAGGGGCAATGAGATGAGGTTAAGTAAGGGAACAATGGACGAGTCAGAGAAGAAAGTGATCAAAGTGGGGAAGTCATCGTGTGTGGTTGATATGACgagtggcggcggcggcggaaCAGGAGGAGGAGGTTTTAAGGATAATTGTGATGGAGAAAGGGTTTGTAGGATTTGTCACTTGAGTTCTGAGGGGTTGCTGGAAGCTACTGACGCAATTGCTACTGCCACAACCAACTCCATGGATCTAATTCAGATTGGTTGTGGATGTAAAGATGATCTTGGCATTGCACATGTATATTGTGCTGAAACATGGTTTAAGCTAAAAGGAAACAG AATCTGTGAAATATGTGGAGAGACAGCAATGAATATCAAAGGTGTTGGGGAGAACCCTTTTCTGGAAAGGAGATTTATCAGGAGCACTGGTTTCTCATCAGAGAGCAGCGGAGGGTGTTGGCGGGGACAGCCCTTCTGTAACTTCCTATTGGCATGCTTGGTAATAGCTTTTGTGCTTCCATGGTTTTTTAGGGTgaaaatgttttag